From the genome of Vigna angularis cultivar LongXiaoDou No.4 chromosome 11, ASM1680809v1, whole genome shotgun sequence, one region includes:
- the LOC128194644 gene encoding uncharacterized protein LOC128194644: MDEGETVAEYFDKVQELVNKMRACKDAISDEYIVEKILRTLTPRFDHVVVAIEEARNLESMEIEELLHSLEAHEYRINERKQCQEQALQARSQLKGKKGFKKWSKGSKKGKDSQEQQGEDSSEFVTVKNQKAGGEWKFDKKKVKCYNCQKLGHYAKECWKGEGAKNKPKKRANMARKDESDSEAVMLMANTGEEQPENTTWYLDSGCSTHMIGRKDWFVRMHEAVQGKIRFADDKSLTAEGSVPGLKTNLLSLGQLLQKGYVMKMENNCLSIFNQHKKMIVQAQLSQNRTFRVVMSAVKHQCFTATENKEE; the protein is encoded by the coding sequence ATGGATGAGGGTGAAACTGTGGCAGAATACTTTGATAAAGTGCAAGAATTGGTGAATAAAATGAGAGCATGCAAGGATGCAATTTCAGATGAGTACATTGTTGAAAAAATCCTAAGAACTCTAACCCCCAGATTTGACCATGTGGTAGTGGCTATTGAAGAAGCCCGTAACCTGGAGTCTATGGAGATTGAGGAGCTGCTGCACTCATTAGAAGCTCATGAGTATCGCATCAATGAGCGCAAGCAGTGCCAAGAACAGGCCCTACAAGCCAGATCTCAGCTGAAAGGGAAAAAAGGGTTCAAGAAATGGAGTAAGGGCAGTAAGAAAGGTAAAGATTCACAGGAACAACAAGGTGAAGATTCCAGTGAGTTTGTGACAGTGAAAAACCAGAAAGCTGGTGGAGAGTGGAAATTTGacaaaaagaaagtgaaatgcTACAATTGTCAAAAACTTGGACATTATGCAAAAGAATGCTGGAAAGGGGAAGGTGCtaaaaacaaacccaaaaagAGAGCTAATATGGCCCGGAAGGATGAGTCAGATTCAGAGGCTGTGATGCTGATGGCCAACACTGGAGAGGAACAGCCAGAGAACACAACATGGTACTTGGATTCTGGCTGTTCCACCCATATGATAGGGAGGAAGGATTGGTTTGTGAGGATGCATGAAGCTGTACAAGGAAAGATCCGGTTTGCAGATGACAAAAGTCTAACTGCAGAAGGGTCTGTACCAGGACTGAAAACAAATCTGCTTAGCTTGGGACAGCTATTACAGAAGGGAtatgtgatgaaaatggagaacaATTGTCTCAGCATTTTCAATCAGCATAAGAAGATGATTGTGCAGGCTCAGCTGTCACAAAACAGGACATTCCGGGTGGTAATGAGTGCAGTAAAACATCAATGCTTTACTGCAACAGAGAATAAAGAGGAATGA
- the LOC108332805 gene encoding protein FAR1-RELATED SEQUENCE 9-like, with protein MNAFFDGYINSRTTLQEFVKQYDNALQHKTEKETQADFTLLNTTLPCGSQSLIERQFQKHYTHAKFTEIQSEFRGKINCFVDGVVVQDNSSLYKVMEDSIYNEIREERAFMVTFQRDTMDVNCSCLLFEFRGIICRHCVCVLAQERVTEVPAKYILPRWCKSVRRKHTYIRATYNNNEKDPHIERYDNLTKTFGNIAEIACIRCAIHWVHVTADIITQ; from the exons ATGAATGCATTCTTTGATGGATATATTAACTCACGCACTACTCTTCAAGAATTTGTTAAACAATATGACAATGCACTACAACACAAGACAGAGAAAGAGACCCAAGCTGACTTCACGTTATTAAACACAACTCTTCCATGCGGTTCACAATCACTCATAGAGCGGCAATTCCAAAAGCATTACACACATGCTAAGTTTACAGAAATACAGTCAGAATTTAGaggtaaaattaattgtttcgtTGATGGCGTTGTGGTACAAGATAATTCGTCACTGTACAAGGTCATGGAGGACTccatttataatgaaataagggAAGAGAGGGCATTCATGGTTACATTTCAGCGAGACACAATGGATGTTAATTGTAGTTGTTTGCTTTTTGAGTTTAGGGGCATTATATGTAGACActgtgtttgtgttttggcCCAAGAGCGAGTAACAGAGGTTCCTGCTAAGTACATACTCCCAAGATGGTGTAAAAGTGTCCGCAGAAAGCACACGTATATTAGAGCAACATACAACAACAACGAAAAGGACCCACATATTGAACGGTATGATAACTTAACGAAGACTTTTGGAAATATTGCTGAGATTGCCT GTATCAGGTGTGCAATCCACTGGGTTCATGTCACTGCTGACATCATTACACAATGA
- the LOC108332804 gene encoding protein FAR-RED IMPAIRED RESPONSE 1-like, with translation MVFETVNEVKLFYRQYAISKGFGIRTRSSRKNNKNELCYFMMVCSRAGKYVSPIQNQMIGRPTCANDCSARMIVSKRDDKWYISGFDDVHSHDLSPTKSRLFRGKKRMNLNVKRTLDLNAKAGVRINKSFRSLVCATGGYENMEFVEHDVRNYVAKQRRALSKDGDAKTLINHFSSMRDLNKDFFYDIDVDDDNRILNVFWADARSRAACEYFGDVISFDTTYLTNKYDMPFAPFVGVNHHGQSILLGCGLLCSEDTNSFVWLFNSWFRCMSNRPPEGIVTDQCKAMKKAIKLVFPNTRHRWCLWHIMKKIPEKLQSYAAYKDIKRQLKQVVYNSDSVDNFVYGWERMITTFSLHTNE, from the coding sequence ATGGTTTTTGAAACTGTTAATGAAGTGAAGTTATTTTATAGACAATATGCAATATCAAAGGGTTTTGGAATTCGTACAAGGAGTTCAAGGAAGAACAACAAGAACGAATTATGTTACTTCATGATGGTGTGTTCTAGGGCTGGAAAATATGTCTCCCCCATTCAGAATCAAATGATTGGACGTCCAACATGTGCTAATGATTGTTCAGCTCGAATGATTGTATCAAAAAGAGATGATAAGTGGTACATTTCAGGATTTGATGATGTACATAGTCATGATCTTAGTCCAACAAAGTCCAGATTGTTTCgaggaaaaaaaagaatgaatctCAACGTCAAAAGAACTCTAGACTTGAATGCCAAAGCAGGAGTTAGGATTAACAAGAGTTTTCGGTCATTGGTTTGTGCAACAGGAGGTTATGAGAACATGGAGTTTGTCGAACACGATGTTAGAAATTATGTGGCCAAACAAAGAAGAGCCTTATCAAAAGATGGTGATGCTAAGACACTCATAAACCATTTCTCTTCCATGAGAGACTTAAATAAGGATTTTTTTTACGACATTGATGTGGATGACGACAACCGCATACTTAATGTGTTTTGGGCTGATGCACGAAGTAGGGCAGCTTGTGAGTATTTTGGTGATGTCATATCTTTTGACACAACATACTTAACGAATAAGTACGACATGCCATTTGCTCCTTTCGTTGGTGTCAACCATCATGGCCAATCTATATTGTTAGGTTGTGGTTTGTTATGTTCAGAGGACACAAATTCATTTGTTTGGCTATTTAATTCATGGTTTCGGTGCATGTCCAATAGACCACCCGAAGGAATTGTTACGGATCAGTGCAAAGCAATGAAGAAAGCCATAAAATTAGTGTTTCCTAACACTCGTCATAGGTGGTGCTTGTGgcatataatgaaaaaaatacctGAGAAGTTACAAAGTTATGCAGCTTACAAAGATATCAAGCGCCAACTTAAGCAAGTTGTGTACAATTCTGATTCAgttgataattttgtttatggATGGGAGAGGATGATAACAACCTTTTCACTTCACACGAATGAATGA